In Flammeovirga kamogawensis, the sequence AATTACTTCAGCGTTATATAGAGCTGAAAAAATATTCTGTTGCTTGGATAGCAAAATATTTAGAGGTATCTCCATCTACTATTTATCGTGAGTTGAAAAGAAATACTAATCCTCATACGGAAAGATATGATGCCGATTACGCTCATAAATTATATAGAGCTAGGAAAAAGTATGCAGGTTCTAGAAAAAAGAATCCATTCAGAATACATCCCTTACGTACTACAAAATATAAATTACACGATGAAAGACGTTTAATTTATTGGTATTCAGATCAATATTATTTCCGATTAAATTTAAGAAAATGGAAATTTAGTACTTCTGGATATAAAATTTATGCCGAACGCTTAGGGATTAAGAAATTCCATTATTTAAATAATTGGGAATATTATGATCTTTTGTTAGAACACCTGAAATTCTTTATAAAATTTAAGTCATCTACACTTCCAAAATATTACTGGATGCGTAGATTAATAAAAAAAGAAGCCGCTCTCGAAGTTTGGAAAAATCCTGTACCACAGATGCAACAGAAGAAATGCGTCTAATCTATTCTTATTCCTCCTTATTTACCCTATTTCTCCCTACTTTATAACCTTGCCTTTATCACTTATCATTATGAAAGTGATTTTTTAATGTACAAATTTTTCGAGAGGTCAGTTTACACCGGTAAAAGTAAGATTTATAAAGTTTTTCGGATTTGCTCACGAAAATAGAGCTATAAATGTAGTGTTGCCATCTAAAAAGTTATTGGTTATTATAAATAATTGTAAGAATCTTTACTTCCTGTTCGTTCATGTTGGTTTAGTTTACATTTTTATTGTTAGTATTATTCTCATCTAAGAAAAACGATATTACTGTTGTATTAAATCGTTCTGGATTAGTAGAAGGTTCCATATGATTTCCACCTTTAAAAATTATTAGTTGATCATTTTTAATTTTCTCGGCAATTAATCTAGTATGGCTTTCAAAAAAGTAATCATTTTCTCCTGCCATTATTAAAGTAGGGCAAGTGATTTTCTGTAAGTCATTGGGATTAATATTTGGTTCATCTCTCAATAAATACATCATCCTTTTTTGGAAAGTGATTTCATTCGTTTGTTTTTCTAATTGTCTGATCAATTTTTTAAGTTGCTTATTAATTTCAGGTTTTATAGAGGTTTCATCATTAAATAGACAAGCACCCATAACAGCAAGTTTATTTATTTTCTGTGGTGCTTTCATTGCCATAATAAGTCCAGTATTTCCTCCATCACTCCATCCTAAAACATTCACTTTTTTCAGATTTAAATGCTCTATTAAAGCGATCATATCATCAGCAAAAAGAGTATAAGAAAAAGAAGTTCCATCCTCGGTAGATTGTCCATGTCCTCTTGTATCTACTGCTATGACTTTATATTTTTTAGCGAGTACAGGTATTTGCGCTGCATAACTTTTAATAGATTGAGAATTACCATGAATTAGGAGGAGAGGTTCTCCCTCACCATATGTTTCATAATATAGTTTTACTCCATTTACATCTGCAAACTTTCCATTTTTTTTGTTGTAGCCATAGATTGATAATTGACTTGCATCTATTATAAGACAATTGTTATCTTTTTCTTTATGAATTTCAAATTTACAATCTTTAGGTAAATTAAAAGTACCCCAATTGTTATCATATGTAGTATCTTCTAATCTTGCATTTGGTAATGCTATTGTTTCCCATTCACCTCCTTTCATTTTAATTTTCAAATCAAAATTATCGAAATAATATTTTCCTTTATTTAGGCATATGCCTCCAAATAATATATCCTTTGATTTTTTATCAATTTTACCTTTAATAGAATAGTTTTTCCATACATTAGATTGTATTGGTTTTTTATACATATTGTTAAAAAAAACTGTATTATCCTTTCTGTCATCGATTCTTACCCATAAGTGAGAAGAAGAATTAGAGGTCATAGTATCTGCTTTTACATCTGCAGAAAAAACAAATTCTCCTCCTGCATACTTTTCAATATTAAGTTGTTTAACAAAGACTGAAACAATATCTCTAGGGGTTTGAGCATGTGAAAATTGAATAGAAAAAAGGAATAAAATTAAAGAGTTAGCATAATATCTCATTGAAGTTCAGTTTTTGGTTAGTGAATAATTGAATACGGAATAAAGAAACATTTTTGTTGTAAATAGTTGGAATGTTAATCCTGAAGAAGAGTTATACTTTCAAAACAAACGAAGAGCATCAAAAAAAATTCGAACTTATTAAAAACCCAAATAAAAATTCTAAAATCGTATCAAAACCTTCTTTACAGGTCTAATATGGCTATTTTAGTACTATTTTCTACCCTTTTGAATTGTAACTAAACTTGAAAAGATTAAAGAATACCCACTTTTGTAGATGTCAATGTATGTGTGACAACTAAAACATCGACTACCATTTATTAATACAATTTTTTAACGCATAGCGGATAAAGTATGAAAAAGATATTAGCACTATTATTAATGTGTTTGTCAATGCAGACACTAATAGCACAAGAAAAAGAAAAATCCAATTTTGGTTTACGAGCTCCACAAGATCCTAACACTGTACCTAAATCTAAATCTAAAACAATTGATAAGGCATTAAGAGTAGGACCAGAAGTAAAAAGTGTAACAAAGGTATCTGAGGAAAATGAAATTATTATTCAAGACAATTGGACATTAATTGAAGAAGAAAAATTAAGACACACCGGTTTTGATATTTCTACAGCAGATTATAATGACGATGATTGGTATACAGCAACAGTTCCAGGTACGGTATTAACTACATTAGTAAATGAAGGTGTTTATCCAGATCCTTATTTTGGCGTATATAATACAAGCATTCCTGAAGATTTATGCCGTAAAAATTGGTGGTATCGAACTACTTTTTCTGTCCCTCAAACACAGGGAAATTCAGAGAAAAAATATTTAATCTTAAATGGTATTAATTATAGAGCAATTGTTTGGGTGAACGGTACAAAAGTAGGTCGTTTAGATGGTGCTTTTGTAACAGGTAAATTCGATATCACTGCTTTAGTTCAAGATAATAATACAATTGCTGTTCAGGTTTTGCCTCCACCAAACCCAGGTATTCCCCAAGAAGCTCATTTAGCAGATAGAGGAGTAAATGGAGGTCAACTTTGTATGGATGGGCCAACATTTATTTCGTCTGAAGGATGGGATTGGATTCCTGGTATTCGTGATAGAAACATAGGTATTTGGCAAGATGTACGTGTTCGTTTTGAAGGCGGTGTTAGTATAGAAAACCCTTTTGTAGTTACAGACCTTGATTTACCAGATTTATCAAAAGCTAAAGTTAATATCACTTCATCTTTTCAGAATAAATCAAAGGATGCAAAAGAAGTTATAGTAGAAGCTAAAATTGAGAACAAAGTTGTTTCAAAATCATTCAAAATTGAAGGGAATTCTACAGAAGAAATTGCATTATCAGCAGAAGAATTCAAAGAGTTAAACTTTAAGAACCCAAGGTTATGGTGGCCAAACGGTTATGGTAAGCCAGAACTATATACGTTGGAATTATCAGTAAAAGATAAAGCAGGGAAACAACTTGATAATAAAGTAATTAAGTTTGGTATTCGAGAGTTGTCTTTTGGTCTTACAGTAGATGCTGGAGAAAAACAAAATGCTAGAATTGAGTACAACCCACTTAGTGATAATACAAAAGATACTTACTTTTTAAACAATAGAAAACCAAGAAAAGTACAGCCAGGTGTATTTGTACCTTCAATTGCTGAAGGATATTCGTTAGATCAGTTTAAAAAAGGAGAAGATGCACAATTGTCACCTTATTTAGTGATTAAAGTAAACGGAGTAAAGATCTTTGTTAAAGGTGGAAATTGGGGTATGGATGATGGTATGAAACGCGTATCAAGAGAGCGTTTAGAACCATATATGAAACTGCACCAAGATGCCCATTTTAATTTAATTAGAAACTGGACTGGAGAATCTACAGAAGAAGAATTTTATGCACTTTGTGATGAATACGGTATGATGGTGTGGAATGACTTCTGGTTATCTACTCAAAATCACAACTTATTACCTAACGATGAGGTATTATTTATGAACAATGCTAAAGAGGTTGTTCTAAAGTATAGAAATCACCCATCAATAGTAGTTTGGTGTCCTAGAAATGAAGGATATGCTCCAGAAAGTCTTGAAACGAAGTTATCAACGTTAGTTACAAAATATGATGGTACTCGTTTTTATCAAGGAAACTCAAGAAATTTGAATTTAAAAAGTAGTGGTCCTTGGAAATATGTAAAAGACCCAACTTATTATGCTGATCATAAAGTAGGAGGTTTCTCTTCAGAATTAGGAACAACATCAATTCCTACAGCAGAATCTATGAGAAAAATGATGGCTGAAGAAGATTTGTGGCCAATAAATGATGTTTGGGCTTATCACGATTTCCATTGGGGACAAGAAGACTATGTAGATCATTTAAATGAACTTTATGGAGATGCCACAGGGATTGATGATTTCTGTAA encodes:
- a CDS encoding helix-turn-helix domain-containing protein — translated: MKNLPHFKRKLLQRYIELKKYSVAWIAKYLEVSPSTIYRELKRNTNPHTERYDADYAHKLYRARKKYAGSRKKNPFRIHPLRTTKYKLHDERRLIYWYSDQYYFRLNLRKWKFSTSGYKIYAERLGIKKFHYLNNWEYYDLLLEHLKFFIKFKSSTLPKYYWMRRLIKKEAALEVWKNPVPQMQQKKCV
- a CDS encoding alpha/beta fold hydrolase; the protein is MRYYANSLILFLFSIQFSHAQTPRDIVSVFVKQLNIEKYAGGEFVFSADVKADTMTSNSSSHLWVRIDDRKDNTVFFNNMYKKPIQSNVWKNYSIKGKIDKKSKDILFGGICLNKGKYYFDNFDLKIKMKGGEWETIALPNARLEDTTYDNNWGTFNLPKDCKFEIHKEKDNNCLIIDASQLSIYGYNKKNGKFADVNGVKLYYETYGEGEPLLLIHGNSQSIKSYAAQIPVLAKKYKVIAVDTRGHGQSTEDGTSFSYTLFADDMIALIEHLNLKKVNVLGWSDGGNTGLIMAMKAPQKINKLAVMGACLFNDETSIKPEINKQLKKLIRQLEKQTNEITFQKRMMYLLRDEPNINPNDLQKITCPTLIMAGENDYFFESHTRLIAEKIKNDQLIIFKGGNHMEPSTNPERFNTTVISFFLDENNTNNKNVN
- a CDS encoding glycosyl hydrolase 2 galactose-binding domain-containing protein; its protein translation is MKKILALLLMCLSMQTLIAQEKEKSNFGLRAPQDPNTVPKSKSKTIDKALRVGPEVKSVTKVSEENEIIIQDNWTLIEEEKLRHTGFDISTADYNDDDWYTATVPGTVLTTLVNEGVYPDPYFGVYNTSIPEDLCRKNWWYRTTFSVPQTQGNSEKKYLILNGINYRAIVWVNGTKVGRLDGAFVTGKFDITALVQDNNTIAVQVLPPPNPGIPQEAHLADRGVNGGQLCMDGPTFISSEGWDWIPGIRDRNIGIWQDVRVRFEGGVSIENPFVVTDLDLPDLSKAKVNITSSFQNKSKDAKEVIVEAKIENKVVSKSFKIEGNSTEEIALSAEEFKELNFKNPRLWWPNGYGKPELYTLELSVKDKAGKQLDNKVIKFGIRELSFGLTVDAGEKQNARIEYNPLSDNTKDTYFLNNRKPRKVQPGVFVPSIAEGYSLDQFKKGEDAQLSPYLVIKVNGVKIFVKGGNWGMDDGMKRVSRERLEPYMKLHQDAHFNLIRNWTGESTEEEFYALCDEYGMMVWNDFWLSTQNHNLLPNDEVLFMNNAKEVVLKYRNHPSIVVWCPRNEGYAPESLETKLSTLVTKYDGTRFYQGNSRNLNLKSSGPWKYVKDPTYYADHKVGGFSSELGTTSIPTAESMRKMMAEEDLWPINDVWAYHDFHWGQEDYVDHLNELYGDATGIDDFCKKAQFINYNSHRNMFESWNSKLWNNTTGLLLWMTHPAWPSTVWQVYSWDYETFGSYYASKKGSEPIHIQRNVQNQQIEIANASQTALTKAVASVDVFDVYGKKLASDSYKVNVPKNQLTVVTTTDLAKNIDTIYLIRLTLRDKAKNIISINEYWEKSEEENFEVMNTLASVKLNVKELTANSKSRKFKISNTSNVPALNVKLNALSAATGEVILPAYFSDGYFALLPGESRIIDLDKLNLTEEIKIRVTGYNVSEGNVSPVF